In Cryptococcus neoformans var. neoformans B-3501A chromosome 3, whole genome shotgun sequence, the DNA window GGGAAAGTAGACCAATAGTTGGGTGTATGACAGTATTACTAAACGAGGTTTCACCACTTACGTTGCCCTCCTCACGCTCTTTCCTGGGAGGTTTAGAGCCCACCATGcttggaagaggcagaTTGGGAGCTCGTCCCCCAGCTGTCTGGGTTTGCATGAGTCTGCAACCCAGCCGGGAGAGGAGCACTTTGTTTGTCGAGCCTGATGTTCTTAGCATGATCGGTTGTTGAACGCTGATCGTCTTTTGCTGCGGTCGAGGAGGATTGCAAGTTGTGGGAGAGACCTATGGATTTTTATGGGTAGCTGCATGATATATAGCTGGGTGGAACATGCTGATCCAGTCTACTGCTTCTACCGTTTTACCGTTGGGTCAGATGACCGGAAGTCGTCAcagagcgaagaagagcagcgCTGCACATACAAATAATGGTTAAATGGACCATTTTGCAGTTTAACAGAACCGACGGTCGGCCAACTGCTAACGGGATCTCCTACTAATTATATAACGCATTTTGGTAATAAAAgatctccctcctcttaCGAAAGCAGGAGCCCCCCTCGATGCCGCCGGCTAAAATGCGTGCCGACAATTCACTGTTATCGTTCCTCGTTCGGTCCGACAACCGTCGAAGTAAATTACAGTTCCAGTAATAGTACCACAGATTTAGGATTTTGATAGACAGACCGACAACGGCAAATGACTGAAGGACATAAAGTGAACCTGTTGTCCTTATTTTTTATGTGTAAAACAGTTCAAAGGTGCAGTCATCGGGCTGCATACATGTCAGATCAGTAGCTAATCGTAACCCTTGCCGgatctttttttcccttcctttctcttgaagtgcttcttcccatttgCCCCTCCCAagtctcttcctccagcaCCGAGAATGGGCATCCCGTCAGGTCCCAACAACCTCTGATGGGGATATCTGGTAGTCCTTGAAAATCCTTGCCCTCCTTCCTGTGCATCACCAGGCTGATTACGCCCCTTGATGACCAAACGTGGCTGTGCCCCACTTTCATTGAAGTACACAGAATCAAGGGCCGACGCCTTCTCGCGACCAGAACGTGCGGgagcagaagcagcagTAGACTTGACCTGTCTACTAGTAGACTGCCTTTCTCTCTTAGTTTGATCTTGTCCCTGCTCTGTCTCATCATCCAGAGAATCCTTAGCCTTTGCTGATGCAGGCTGAACGTAAGTATCGGCATTCTTCGAGACATGAGTCACGGGTGCACGTTTTCTGCCATTCTCGTATGACTCCTCGATACGTGCAATAGTTTCAGCTCGAGAGACTGACATAAAATCGTCGGCGTCTATACCCGGCGGGGGATGGGCAAACAAAAGTTTGGCATTGACATAATCCTTCAAGACGTATCGTGCGGCACGAGAAGTGTCCGGCATACCGAAAGAAGATCGAGTCATACCGCGAGCGACTATCAACAAGTAAGCATCGTGAATGATATGAGTTTGAACAACTTACTCGCATAAGCAGATAAGAACTCTTCCCACCCCACTTTACCTGTTccgccctcttcttcgtccttaACATCAATCCTAATACCATAGGTACCCTCCAATATCTCCCTCGGTATTCGTTTACAGAGCAAATCCACAGGAGCAGAATACTCTCTCATTTGGTCGATTGGTAATACACCATCAACGACCATGTCCGCTTGAGTGTTGGCAAACTGCGGGAAGACAAGACCGGGACAATCACACAGAGTGATGGTGTCAGAGAGTACAAGAGTCTGGAAATGCTTGGTTTTACCGGGAGTTGCAGAAACAGACACTTTCTTGGCACCGAGGAGGGAGTTGATCGTGGATGATTTACCAACATTAGGGTAGCCGACCAAACCGACCATAAGCTTGGGATTGGGGTGCTGAGGAGTGGCAAAGTCTAGCAAAGTTGTCAGCACGCACGTACTAAAATGAGTGTTATCTACCTTTCAAGTCTGGTGCTGCATTGATGAAAAGATCTTCCAGCTCGGTAACGGTGAGAACTCTTGTTCTTACGTCTTCCTGTTCCGTAGACTCCCCAAACCTGGCTCCGACATCCTGGGCGACTTCAGATAAAGATAGAGTCTGCCCCTCGGCAAGTTTTTCGTCTACTTCCGACCTTGAAACATTCCCACTCCTTCCGGCACTTTCTGAAGAccaatcttcctcatcgagATGGGTTTCTCTGAGATCATTAATCAAATGCTCCTCCTCAGTCTCATCCTGCTCATCCTCAGTCTCATCCTGCTGCTCTTcagattcttcttcattttcctcACTAGACCCTTTGGGTCCATCATATTCTTCTTGTTGCCTTAATCGCTGTTTCTCTGCCTGTTcttgagcagcagcagcattCGCAGCGGAGAAGAACGCGTACGAGATgccttccttctcgaaaTACTCGGCCCAAGCAGACCTGATAAATATAGATAAGCAATAGAGGAGGGCAGAAGAATAGCCTACACTAACCTTTGATCATATGTCAATAAGTCAGCCTTATTTATCAGCAAtaagcttcttctctttcctttgcctGCCACGGTAATCTCTTCGTCATTTTCGTCGCTACCGATCTCCTTCACGTAGTTCTCCAGATCCTGACACCTAAAACCAAGAGGATTTCGAGCATCCACGATTTGAACGACGAGTTGAGAACGCTCAAGGACACGCCAAAGTTGACGCCAAAGTTGGACATTACGCTCAAAAGGCGTAAGCAAAAGGTTAGACGTTTCAGCGAGCCTGTCGCGCATCATCATTTTTAGTCATTGTCACAGCCGTATGGAATCCCACCTACTTTGCGatgtctcttctccactcCAGGAAAGACTCCCGTTCCTGCTTTTCCAACTCCAACCTTGTCATCTGCCTTGTCCAAGGCGGTCGTCGAGGCACAGTCAAATCCCCCTGGaaatccctcttcttcttggtgacttccttctcctcttcagcgGATAGCAAAAATGGATTGGTAGATGGCGTAGGCATGTTAGGGGCAGATATCACTCGTAGCTTGGTACGTTCGGTTGTGAAATCTTGATCTGCCAGAGCAGCGTTGGCGAGAAATTCGTCAAGATCGCGCTCATGGGTGACGGATGCCAAAGGATTGTTGTCATCAAGGGTGTACTATCAAAAGATAATCAGGAATCAGGCATGCTAAGATTAGAGACCACACGTACAAGCTGGGACTCCTTAGGTGCAACTGCTTCCTTGGCTTTGCGATTGATCAGCGCTTTACCGAGTCCGGAAGACTGAACTTTTGTTCGGGGCGGCTGTGTAAGGATCAGTGAAGGCTACGCATCAGTGAGTCATAGATCATATACTCACCATTATAAATTATCCTTCTGTGTATAGATACCGAAAGCGGTAAGATAGATGCAATAAAACCCTTGCGAAGTTCTTGCTGCTTGCCTCTGGGATCCTAAAAATATCAAAATTAATGTGGAGTTATATGGCGGACGTAACCGCCTTTAAATCTTTGTTTTTTTACATAATGGACCCGGAAGCCGGCGGGGCCGAGAAGAGTTGGTTGATCGCATAAGACTACACGCGGCCCCCTTCTGTCTGTAGCCAATACACAAAACAacggaaggaaggagactGACAACCGAAGTTCGGCCCTTAAATACAGTTGACATTGACACTTCATAATAACCTTTATCGACTACATACAATGAACAGGTAATCTGTAAGCAACGAAATATGGCCCATTTGCCACATGAGCGAGATTGGAGCTGAGTAATAGTATCATCATTACATTATAGGTCCGATAGCTTAATAGTAACGGCCGGATTCAACAAATTCGCTCCAGCAAGGAGGCACCATATAGGGTGATGGTGGCTATGATGTCTtcacttccatccttcagcAACTCTCACGCCAACCCATTTGACCACTTCAGCCACCTCTCTCACAATCATGTCCCCTTTGGAGAATGCCTCACCCACCCCTTTCTGCGCTTCCTCATAGGCATCGACCATACTATCCCTACTCTTTTTACTACCCCTGATGTAGGCACTATCGGCAAATTCTCCGGATAGGCGCAATTCTGACAGGAGGGCGAGCAATGAGGTTATTTCCATGACAAGCGAGCGGGATTCCAGAAGTTTAGCGTACGTGAAAGCTTGGAAAAGGTGATCATTGGCCGAATCTGGGAAACTGTTAGCCGCTTTCTGTTGATTTACTGTAAAGACACGAACCATGTTCAGCAGTGGACCCACTATCCAGCGAAAGCTCAATGTATCCTTTGGCTATGACAAGTGCCCCTCTCGCCAGGGCCTCGTAGTCGTCTGATGCAATAAGCTAACTACTTGTTAGCTTATTTCCTCCCccaaaaataaaataaaataatCCATTAGACCTACCTGCGACCATACGCTCTCAATTTCATGGATAGCTTTTTTGCTCAAAGGCACAGCTTCCATGCCAAGCATAACTTCTGCGAGTACTACTACTCCAAATCTGTAGAGTCTCCACATGCCAAGCTCACTAGATAGTTGGACCGCAGACAGGACATGCGGCAAAACTAGGTGAGACGGTGCTGAGGAAAGCCGAAGTTCCGTAGCCattgaaagggaagaacGAACGTGATCCTGAAGCAGAGATATTTGCGTGGAAAATTTTCCATCGTTCCTAACCTCCTCATAGCAGCCGTCCATTGGCAGGGGGATAGGTTTCGGATGTCCATACTCTCGTAAGGGGCCTCCGGGTCCAACTCTCGAGGAATAGCGCTTAGGAGGctgaagagatgaaagataAGAGAGGGTATCAGGATTCCCGCTACTTTTTCAGTCAGCAACCATCGTCTTTCTAGGTAAGAATGAACAACTGACTTCAAAGTTGCTCGCCGTTCTAATAATGTCCATACAGTCCTCGACCACGTATGGTACTGAGATATCGTTAATCCATGTAAGTTTACAATGTCCAGCAATACCGCGAGCGCCTGATCATACTCTCCCTTTTCAGCAATCTATCGTCACCCGCATTTGTCAACAATGATACCCGGTTTGAAATCA includes these proteins:
- a CDS encoding hypothetical protein (HMMPfam hit to MMR_HSR1, GTPase of unknown function, score: 268.1, E(): 1.4e-77), with the protein product MPPRTKVQSSGLGKALINRKAKEAVAPKESQLYTLDDNNPLASVTHERDLDEFLANAALADQDFTTERTKLRVISAPNMPTPSTNPFLLSAEEEKEVTKKKRDFQGDLTVPRRPPWTRQMTRLELEKQERESFLEWRRDIAKLAETSNLLLTPFERNVQLWRQLWRVLERSQLVVQIVDARNPLGFRCQDLENYVKEIGSDENDEEITVAGKGKRRSLLLINKADLLTYDQRSAWAEYFEKEGISYAFFSAANAAAAQEQAEKQRLRQQEEYDGPKGSSEENEEESEEQQDETEDEQDETEEEHLINDLRETHLDEEDWSSESAGRSGNVSRSEVDEKLAEGQTLSLSEVAQDVGARFGESTEQEDVRTRVLTVTELEDLFINAAPDLKDFATPQHPNPKLMVGLVGYPNVGKSSTINSLLGAKKVSVSATPGKTKHFQTLVLSDTITLCDCPGLVFPQFANTQADMVVDGVLPIDQMREYSAPVDLLCKRIPREILEGTYGIRIDVKDEEEGGTGKVGWEEFLSAYAIARGMTRSSFGMPDTSRAARYVLKDYVNAKLLFAHPPPGIDADDFMSVSRAETIARIEESYENGRKRAPVTHVSKNADTYVQPASAKAKDSLDDETEQGQDQTKRERQSTSRQVKSTAASAPARSGREKASALDSVYFNESGAQPRLVIKGRNQPGDAQEGGQGFSRTTRYPHQRLLGPDGMPILGAGGRDLGGANGKKHFKRKEGKKRSGKGYD
- a CDS encoding hypothetical protein (Match to EST gb|CF192537.1|CF192537) → MDGCYEEVRNDGKFSTQISLLQDHVRSSLSMATELRLSSAPSHLVLPHVLSAVQLSSELGMWRLYRFGVVVLAEVMLGMEAVPLSKKAIHEIESVWSQLIASDDYEALARGALVIAKGYIELSLDSGSTAEHDSANDHLFQAFTYAKLLESRSLVMEITSLLALLSELRLSGEFADSAYIRGSKKSRDSMVDAYEEAQKGVGEAFSKGDMIVREVAEVVKWVGVRVAEGWK